The segment ACTATACATTAAAGCAGTTGAGATATTTCGAGGACCAGACCATACCGAAATTCGCTTTATATTATCTCTGGTCATTCGCTACTGCTTCTTTTATTAGTTCCTGATATAAACCGCTTAATCGTTTAGTCATATTTCCATATGATTGAGTTCCAATAATTCGACCATCTATTTTCGTTACTGGTGTCAACCCACCAAAGGTTCCTGTCACAAAAGCTTCATCAGCACCATACACATCAAATAATGAAAAATCTTTTTGATGACAAGATATTCCATGACGCTCACATGCCTCAATGACTTTTGCTCGCGTAATGCCATTCATGCAATATTGACCTGTGGACGTCCACACCTCTCCATTTTTAATTATAAAGAAATTGGTCGCATTACACGTAGACACAAATCCGTTAACATCCAACATCAGTGCTTCATCAGCTCCTGCTTCTATAGCTTGAATTAATGCTTGAACTTCATGTAATTTGCTATGGCAATTTAATCTTGGGTCTAGATAGTCTGGCGATCCGCGTCTTATTGTACTAGTAAGCAAGGTTATCCCGCTTTCTTTACTTTCGTTGGACGCTTTTTTGTATTCAGGAATGATAACCACATTTGGACCAGATATGGTAAGCCTCGGGTCTTGAGAAGGTGTTTTTTTAATCCCTCTAGTAATCATAATACGCACATGTACATGATTTGTCATTTGGTTTTCATTGAGTACATTCCAAATGGTTTTGGTCAATTCAGTTTTAGTAAATGGAAAAATCATTCCAACGGTTGCAGCCGATGTCCATAAACGATCTAAATGATCATCAAGAAATACCAATACACCTTCGTGCACCCTTAAAGCTTCCCATATACCGTCACCTACAATATATCCACTATCAAAAACCGAAATTTTAGCCTTATCGCGTGAAAAGAATTCACCGTTAATATAAATTTTAATGTCCTTGTTTCTGTCGTCTGCGACAGCATTATGAGTACCGTGAACCATAGATAGAGTGATTGAATATGATTCAAGAAAGATACTTAAAAATATAGAGTTGTCAATCTATTTTTTAAGTGGTGTGATGTTGCGCTCAGGTCCAGATAACAGAGAGGCAATAACTTTGGTTCCAGGAAATTGTTCTAAAATAATTTTTATAAATACCGTAATTGGTATTGCCATTATCAATCCAGGAATACCCCAGATAAAACCCCATAGCATTAACATGATAAGCACGGCAATGACATTTATAGAAAATGATTTTCCCATAAAAATAGGTTCTAAAATAGCTCCAAATATAATTTGCACACCGGAAATAGATACAATAAAGAAAAACAAAGTACTTGTTGGATCTAACTCTACAAAAGCAAAAATAGATAATAAAATTACTGAAATAAACGAACCTACCATTTGAACAAAGTTAATTAAGAATGCAAAAAGTCCCCAAAAAATAGGAAAGCTCACATCAAAAAATACACATGCCAATCCAGTAAAAATACCAGTAAGTAAGCTTACTAAAAATTTCACTTTAATGAAGGTAATTAAGTCCTTTTCAATCTTCATAAATGCCTTGATTGAAGTATGCTTCTGTTTTAAGATAGTATTATTCATTACTTTATGCATATTGATAGACTCCGATAACCACAAGATGGTGAAAAAGGTCATCATCAATATATTAGTAAGAAATTTACGTATAAAATCAAAGGTCGATCCTATATTTTCCTTTTGAAAAAACTGTGCGAAAAAATTACCTTCCGTATTGTATTTCAAGCCGTATTCTTCCTGTAAATACATCATTAAATCATTAATCTTGATTTCCGCTTTACTCAAAAATACCGTGTTATTGGCAAGTATTTGTTTACTTGACAATTGCACAAGTTCAACGCCAATCATCACGCCTATAGCGATAAGTGTTATTACAATTAGAATACTAAACAAGCGCGGCACTCGACGTCGCCCCAACCATCGCATTAGGGGCAAAAAGAGCAATGCAATAAACATTGAAGCGATTAATGGAATAAAAATAAAGGATAATATTTTAAGTAAATAAAATATTAAAGGAATTACAATGACTAACAATAAAATATTAGTAGTACGTCTTTGGTCTAACATGAGGCGATTTTCTTTTCATAGCTGATTAAGCAAAGTTAGAGTATTATGTCAATATAATTCCCTAAAAAAACTTAAAATGGCACATCATTATCGTCATCTTCTGGGGCACCAAAGGCATCAGAAGCAGACGGAAAATTATCTGGTTTAAAGGTATCATCATTTGCGGCTGCATTCATTTTTGAATGAAACTCTCCAAATGGTGTATCGAAATCATCTAAGTTATCAAACTTACCTAAGTGACCTATAAACTTCAAACGAATATTGTCTAAACCACCATTTCTATGCTTGGCGACGATAAACTCACCTTGACCTTCTGTTGGTGAGCGTTCATCATCATCCCACTCATCAATTTTGTAGTATTCTGGTCGGTATATGAAACTTACAATATCCGCATCTTGTTCAATGGCTCCAGATTCACGTAAATCAGATAGTAGTGGTCTTTTACTTCCCCCACGAGTTTCTACCGCACGTGACAACTGAGATAAGGCTATTACAGGAACACTAAGTTCTTTAGCTAAAGCTTTCAGGTTACGAGAAATCATAGATATTTCTTGTTCACGGTTCCCTCCTTTTTGACTTCCTCCTGCGGTCATTAACTGCAGGTAATCAATCATAATCATTTTAACACCGTACTGAGATGCCAAACGTCTGGCTTTAGCACGCAAATCAAAAATGGATAATGACGGTGTATCATCAATAAATAAGGGCGCTTTTTCTAAAGTCTTCACCTTAACATTTAACTGTTCCCACTCGTGTTTTTCTAGCTTTCCGGTTCTTAGTTTTTCAGAAGACAATCCTGTTTCCGAAGAAATCAAACGTGTAATTAATTGTACAGAAGACATTTCTAATGAAAAGAACGCGACTGGAATATTACTATTCACCGCAATATTTCTTGCCATAGTTAATGTCAATGCTGTTTTCCCCATACCTGGACGTGCAGCGACAATAATTAAATCACTTGGCTGCCATCCAGAGGTCAATTTGTCTAATTTGGTAAATCCAGTTGGGATTCCACTTAAACCTTCCTTATTTGATATTTCCTCAATTTTCTTTTTAGCTTGAATAACTAAACTTTGAGCAGTTTCTGTTGATTTCTTTACGTTACCTTGTGTTACTTCATAAAGTTTAGCCTCAGCATTATCTAATAAATCGAAAACATCCTTAGTTTCATCATAGGCTTCCTCAATAATTTCATTGGATATTTTTATTAAGCTACGTTGAATATATTTCTGTAGTATAATGCGAGCATGAAACTCAATATGCGCAGACGACGATACGCGTTGTGTTAATGAAATGAGGTAAAAGTCCCCTCCTACTAAGTCTAGTTTAGCGTCTTTCTTTAATTGACTAGAAACCGTTAATAAATCGACAGGTTCACTATTTTCAAATAATTTGAAAATAGCTTCAAAAATATGTCTGTGCGCATCTTTATAAAAAGCATCGGGACTAAGAATATCAATAACCTCATCAACCCCTTTTTTATCAATCATCATCGCGCCAAGCACAACCTCCTCTAAATCAGTTGCTTGTGGAGGTATTTTACCTTTCTCCAAGCTAATGATTGTGCTTTTATCGACTTTATAGCCTTGTATTTGATTAGGTTGTTTCATAACTGCGAATGTAAATAAAATGTCAACTAAAACGCTGTTTTAAAAAGTTTCAATCTTAACATGTCATCAACAATTTAACTGTTAATAACTTGATTATATTGTTAATAGCGCTAAAAAAACCGAAACCAATGGTTTCAGTTTTTATAATCCGTTAAAGTTATTAGGATTAGCCTTTAAAAACGCCCATTGCTAGGTATTTATCCATACGTTGATTTACTAAATCTTTTGGTGATAACTTTTTTAGTTCCTCATAATTTTTTTCAATAGCCTTTTTCACAGCAAGAAAGGTCGCTGGTCTATCTGAATGCGCACCACCAAGTGGCTCTTTGATAATATTATCAACGAGCTTCAGTCTTTTCATATCAGGAGCTGTTAGCTTTAATGCTTCAGCTGCTTGTTCTTTATACTCCCAACTTCTCCATAAAATAGAAGAACAAGATTCAGGAGAAATTACAGAATACCATGTATTTTCTAACATTAATACGCGATCACCTACACCAATACCTAATGCACCTCCAGAAGCTCCTTCACCAATAATTACAGTAATAATTGGCACTTTAAGCCGTGTCATTTCCAGAATATTTCTGGCTATCGCTTCTCCTTGTCCACGCTCTTCAGCTTCTAAACCGGGATAAGCACCAGGAGTATCGATCAAGGTGACTACTGGAATTCCAAATTTCTCGGCAGATTTCATTAAGCGCAGGGCTTTTCGATATCCTTCAGGATTAGACATTCCAAAATTTCTATACTGACGTGTTTTTGTATTAAACCCTTTTTGTTGGCCAATAAACATATAACTTTGATCGCCAATTTTACCTAAACCACCAATCATGGCTTTGTCATCTTTCACGTTTCGATCTCCGTGTAATTCTAAAAAAGAATCTCCACATAAGGCTTTTATATGATCTAAGGTATACGGTCGACCAGGATGTCTTGATAACTGAACACGTTGCCAAGCGGTCAAATTTTTATAGATATCCTTCTTAGTCTCTAATAATTTCTTTTCAATTTCCTTACAGGTTTGTGTAACATCAACTTCGCTCTCTTCACCAATTAACTGGCACTTCTCAAGTTGATCCTGAAGTTCTTTTATGGGTAATTCAAAATCTAAATATTCCATTGAAATTTTGATTTAGTTCTTAATTCGTTTGTAGTTAGTTCTTGCAAATATAAAAACTTTAATCCGGTTTACTCTCTATGGATTTGCGCTTTTTAATACTCTTTATGTTTTTTAAAATCCCATCGGCTAAAACGGTAGCTAATACTAAAAATGCACCATAGTAAAACTGTGTACTCATAGTTTCCGTGTCAGGAAACATCAATAGTGCTAAAGCAATACCGTATAAGGGTTCTAAATTATAGGTAAGGACGACGGTATACGGACTTATATAACGCATGACTTTTACCGATCCTATAAATGCATATGCTGTACAAATAGAGGCTAAAATGAAAATGTAAATCCAATCTACAGTTTTTAAAGTGAAAAATTCTGCTGAAAAACCATCATTAAAAACTAGGATAAACAATGATAAAAAAACCACACCACTAATAAATTCATAAAATGATATCACCGTTGCACGATGTTGGGCAATAAACCTTCCATTGATTACAGCAAAAATGGTTGAAAACAATGCTGAAGAAATCCCTAAGATAATCCCGTTTAAATATTTAATCTCACTTTGCGTGATTAAGAAAACACCGAAAATGACGATTATTCCGAAAAGAATTTCATACCAAATAATTCTACGCTTATAAATTAAAGGTTCAATAAACGATGCAAAAAAGGCACCAGTAGAAAACATGGCCAATGTGATTGATACATTAGATTGATTAATCGCCTCAAAGAATGTAATCCAATGCAATGCAATGATAATTCCTGCACCAAAGAATTGTAATTTCGTTTTTGTTGATACTTGTATTTTCAGTCGTATAACTTTAATGTATAGAAACATTAACAAACCTGCTATAAGCATGCGATACCATACTAATGCCGTAGATCCAATTGAAATTAATTCCCCAAGAATGGCGGTAAAACCAGCAATAAAAACTAGAAAATGTAAATGAAAGTAATTTTTAAGCTTAGCGTTTGGCATTGTAAAGCAGATAAGCGGCTAAGATACCAAAAACGATATTAGGAAACCACACCGCTAAAAGAGGATCGAAACTGGATTGTTCGGCCATCACACCAAATACTTTGTCAAAGAACACATATATCATGGCAATGGTGATCCCAAAAGCAAGGTTTACTCCCATCCCTCCTCTTCGCTTTATTGATGATACTGCAACCGCTATAATAGTCAAAATAAAAACAGATACAGGTAAGCTCCACTTCTTATACTTTACAACCAAATAACGTCCAATATTCGACGATCCTCTCCGCTTTTCTTTTTCAATAAACTTTATGAGGTCATTATATTGCAAGGTTTCGGCAATATATTCTTCTGGCGTAAGGTCTTCTGCATCAAACTCGAAAGCTATATCTTTTCGTCTAGAATATTCTAGGATATCATCATGTTCACCAAAGGTTCGCTTCGTATAAGACATTAAACTGTATGTAGAATCATTATCTTTTATAGAGTTGGCCGTGATTTTGTAAATCAATTTATTGCCTTCAAAATGTTCTAAACTAAAGTTACTTCCTTGTTTTGTTACGGGATTAAAACTACTCACATAGATATAGTCATTATCATTGACCTGCCTATAAATATTCGTGGTTTTAACTATTTTGGTATTTGTTTTGAGATGTTTATACTTAAACTCATTGAAACCTTTACTTGCTTTCGGAGCCAAATACAAGCCCATGACTAAAGCAAATGCCGCAATAATTGTTGCGCCTATCATATAAGGTCTTAAAAAACGCCAAAATGACACTCCTGAACTTAAAAAAGCAACTATCTCTGTATTATTAGCTAGTTTGGATGTAAACCAGATAACTGATAAAAATAAAAATATAGGAAACAAAAGATTCGCGAAATAGATAGTGAAATCGAAGTAATATTGTGCAACATCTGGAAACGGGACCTGTCGCTCTAAAATTTTTCCAATTTTTTCGGCAAGATTTACAGTTATTCCAATAGGAATAAAAAGCAACAACATCATTAAAAATGTAAACAAATAGCGCTTTAATATGTACCAATCTAGAATTTTCAAATTATAAACGTTTATCCATTTGTTTTACCATTTTATCTTTCCAAGCTCTGAAATCTCCTGCTAATATATGTTTTCTTGCTTCTCTCACCAACCACATATAAAATCCGAGATTATGAATAGTTGCAATTTGCTTTCCGAGTAATTCGTTAACGGTAAATAAATGTCTTAAATAAGCTTTGGTGTATTCGGTATCAACAAATGTAATACCCATCTCATCAACAGGAGAAAAATCATCTGCCCATTTTAAGTTTTTAATATTAATTGAACCATGAGCGGTAAACAACATGCCGTTTCGTGCATTACGAGTTGGCATGACACAATCAAACATATCTACTCCGAGAGCAATATTTTCTAGAATATTAATTGGTGTTCCTACACCCATTAAATATCTTGGTTTTTCCCATGGTAGTATTTCACAGACCACATCAGTCATGGCATACATTTCTTCGGCAGGCTCTCCTACAGATAAACCTCCAATAGCATTACCTTGAGCTCCAGCATTAGCAATATATTCTGCCGATTGTTGTCGTAAGTCTTTGTATGTGCTTCCTTGAACAATAGGGAAAAAAGTTTGCTCATAATCATACATAAAAGGCGTTTTATCTAGATGTGTCAAACAACGATCTAACCAACGATGTGTCATATGCATAGAGCGTTTGGCATAATTATAATCACAAGGGTATGGCGTGCATTCATCAAATGCCATAATGATATCAGCACCAATACTTCGTTGAACTTCCATCACGTTTTCAGGTGTGAATACATGATATGAGCCGTCTATATGAGATTTAAATTTCACACCTTCTTCTTTAATCTTCCGGTTGGCTGATAATGAATAAACTTGATAACCACCAGAATCGGTTAAAATATTCCGATCCCAATTCATAAATTTATGCAGCCCGCCCGCTTTCTCCAAAATAGGTGTTTGGGGTCGGAGATATAAATGATATGTATTTCCTAAAATAACATCTGGATTAATGTCATTTTTCAATTCACGTTGATGAACACCTTTCACTGATGCCACTGTACCAACAGGCATAAAAATAGGGGTCTCAATTTGACCATGGTCTGTTGTCATTACAGCAGCTCTGGCTTTACTTTGAGGGTCGCATGCTTTTAATTCAAATTTCATAAAAAACGGGCATCAGAGGGCAAAGATAATTATCTAGACGTATTAAGGTCTTAAACATTTAATAAAATTGCACTTCTAAATATCTAAAATCCTCATTCTATATTATTAAATCCTTAAATTGTTAGCAAGTGTTTAAAATCGTTAATAAGTGACTGGTTTCTATTTTTGTTTAGGCACATGAAAACTTTATTTTTGACGCTGAAATTACATACATGTTTTATATGCCAAACACACAACAATTACAAGATCTAACAACACAAGTTCGCAGAGATATTTTGCGAATGGTTCACAAGGTAAATTCTGGTCATCCAGGAGGTTCTTTAGGCTGCACAGAATTTATGGTAGCACTTTATCAAGAAATAATGGATAGAAAAGACAGTTTTGATATGGACGGTATCGGAGAAGATATTTTCTTCTTGTCTAATGGTCATATTTCGCCAGTCTTTTACAGTGTGCTTGCACGCTCTGGATATTTTCCAGTAAATGAATTGAACACCTTTAGATTGATAAATTCTAGACTTCAAGGCCACCCTACTACACACGAAGGCTTACCTGGAATACGTGTTGCATCTGGTTCACTTGGTCAAGGTTTTAGTGTTGCTCTAGGTGCTGCTGAAACTAAAAAGTTAAATAACGATAACCATATTGTTTATAGTTTACATGGTGATGGCGAATTACAAGAGGGTCAAAATTGGGAAGGCATTATGTATGCGGCAGCTCATAAAGTCGACAATATTATTTCTACAATTGACTTAAACGGTCAACAAATTGATGGCTCTACAGATGACGTTTTACCAATGGGTAGTTTAAAAGCCAAATTTGAAGCCTTTGGGTGGATTGTTGTTGAGATTGAAAAAGGAAATGATATTGAGGCAATATTGAATGGTATGATCGAAGCAAAATCTTTAACTGGTCATGAAAAACCTGTATGCGTCTTACTTAAAACAGTTATGGGTAATGGAGTTGATTTCATGATGCATACCCACGCTTGGCATGGGAAAGCTCCTAATGATGAGCAGCTAGCAATCGGACTTGCACAAAACGCAGAGACTTTAGGAGATTACTAATTAGCAATTAAGAAAAAAATGAAGACATATACAAATACAGGAAATAAAGACACACGATCTGGTTTTGGAGCTGGACTAACTGAGTTAGGCAAAACTAACGCAAATGTTGTTGCACTTTGTGCAGATCTCATTGGGTCTCTTAAAATGGATGAGTTTAAAGCTAACCATCCTGAACGTTTTTTTCAAGTAGGAATCGCTGAAGCCAATATGATAGGTCTTGCAGCAGGTATGACTATTGGTGGCAAGATTCCATTTACAGGAACCTTTGCTAATTTTTCTACAGGTCGCGTTTATGACCAAATTAGACAAAGCGTTGCTTACTCACACAAAAACGTAAAGATTTGTGCTTCTCATGCTGGTTTAACTTTGGGTGAAGATGGTGCTACACATCAAATTTTAGAAGATATTGGATTGATGAAAATGCTCCCTGGCATGACCGTCATTAACACCTGTGACTATAATCAAACCAAAGCTGCAACAATAGCTATTGCGAAACATAATGGCCCTGTATATTTACGATTTGGAAGACCTAAAGTCGCCAATTTCACTCCTGAAGATCAAACATTTGAAATTGGAAAAGCACTGCAACTCACTGAAGGTAGTGATGTGACAATTGTAGCAACTGGCCATTTGGTTTGGGAAGCTCTAGAAGCCTCTAAAACACTAAAAGAAAAAGGGATTTCAGCGGAAGTTATTAATATTCATACAATCAAACCTTTAGATGAGACTGCTATTTTGAATTCAGTTGCGAAAACTGGTTGTATCGTTACTGCTGAAGAACATAATTATCTTGGTGGTTTGGGTGAAAGTGTGGCACGTGTGCTATCTCAACATTATCCTGCTCCTCAAGAACTTGTTGCAACTAAAGATACATTTGGTGAATCTGGAACTCCAGCTCAGCTTATGGAAAAGTATGGTCTAAATGCGAAAGCCATAATAGAAGCTACTGAAAAGGCGGTACAAAGAAAATAATTAACCTAGATAGGAAGTTATTATCTTGTGTACTGCACATTTGATGAGACGATAGGATTTTAATTTAGACGGTGAGCTAAAAAATAATTTTCGTTTGGCAACGTTTTTGATATTATACATCAAAATTACAAAAAACGAATATTATGAAAAAATTAGTTATCAGTACGTTTTTATTAAGCTTGTTTTGTTTTAGTGCCAATGCTCAAGAAGGAACTTCCTTCGGAATAAAAGCTGGCTTAAATTACAATTCCAACGGCGACTATTTTCAATCTATCGGTGACAATGCTCAAAATCCAGATCGAAATATAGGCTATCATATTGGAGTCTACGGGAAAATTGGTAATGCTCTTTACTTCAGACCAGAATTGATATACACGAGTACTAAGAGTGATTACAATAGTGATGATTTCGAAATGAAAAAAATTGACGCTCCACTATTAGTTGGTATTAAAGTAATCGGTCCTGTTAGTGTATTTGGAGGACCTTCTCTACAGTATATTTTGGACACCCAATTTGACGGAATAAACATTGATAATGTAGAAAACGACTTCTCAGTAGGTTTAAACTTCGGAATTGGTCTAAATTTTAATAAAATTGGTATCGATCTCAGATATGAGCGCGGTTTTAGTGACAATGAAGCAACTTTTATTGGAAATAATCTCGGACAAGCTGCTATAAGTAGAATAGACACAAGACCAGATCAATTAATTTTAAGTTTATCAATAGCACTTTAAACACTAAAAGACATAAAAAAAGACGCTTAAAAGCGTCTTTTTTTATTTATAATTGAGATTATTCCGTTTCATTAGACTCTGTAGAATCTTCATCTAAATAATTTGGAATGCCATCCATATCCGAATCATCGTTAGTAGGATCACCGTCATTATTTAAATCTTCATTAATGGTTAACACACCATCACCATCATCATCAGGATCGAAAAAATTGGGAATATCATCTTCATCCGTATCATCATCAGTAATGTTATTATTACCATTTAAATCTTCAAAATGAGAAAGGACACCGTCATTATCATGATCATTTGGTGCAGCATCATACAACTCGAATTTAAAAATCAAATTGGTGTAAGGAGCAATACCTGCTCCTCCTGGAGGCGCATTAAAATAAGCCAGACCCGAAGGTAAAAACATGACTCCAAACCCATAATTTGAATACCCTATTGTACCATCAGGATTTACAGTTGGTCCATCTTCCGCAGTATTAAAATCTTGTAATACATCTCTCCAACCTGGAATAACTTGAATTAAATCTAAGGTTATAGCATTAGGCGTACTATCAAATACAGTCCCATTAGGCAGCTGTCCGCTATAAATAATACTCACATCATCGGTGAAATTTGGCTCCGGCCCAATTGCATCAGGATTTAAATCCAATACATAATAGTCATAAGTGGTATCTTGAAAAGAAGTTGTTAATGTAACAACATCATTGATCAATAATTCATTATCATCTGGATCAGGCAATTCTAAATAATTTCCCTCGCTATCTTTTGGAAGCTCCATGATGACAATATCATCGACCGAATAATCTAGAGACGTATCGGCAAATGCACTTTTATTGTAATAATGTGTTTCTAGATAGTTTAAAAGTGAGTCATTATCTGCAATTTGCTGTTCTGTTCTGTCCCTTGGTGGTGGTACAGTAAACTCGATTTCATCAGGTGTACAGGCTAATATAACACCGATAAACACCATGATTATGAGTAAACTTTTTTTAATGTTCATGTTGACGTAAATTTTCTTTGATCCAAATAAGAAATGAATCGTTCAATATTGCTTATTTTTAAGGCGCAAGATACAATAATATAATTTTTTTGTACTATACTATTAACGTCAATTTCACAGTTTTAATATGCGAATCGATAAATACCTTTGGTGTGTCAGATATTGTAAAACAAGAAGCATTGCGACTAATGCATGTAAAAAAGGTCATGTAAAAGTCAATGAGCAGGTGGTAAAGCCGAGCAGAGAAGTGTACCCAACGGATAAAATTGACTTCAGAAAAGATCAAATTAACTATCAAATTATTGTTAATGATTTGCCGGAAAGTCGGGTTGGTGCAAAGCTGGTAGATCTATACAGAACAGATGTGACTCCAAAAGATGCGTTTGAAACACAAGAGTTACTAAAACTTGCTAAAGATTATTATCGAAAAAAAGGCGTAGGTCGACCTACGAAAAAAGACCGAAGGGATATTGATGACTTTTACGACGAGCCTGAAGAAGATATCTAGGTAATCATAAGCACATTAAGAAAACTCTTTTTTATATTTGAACAAACCAAATGGCAGCATGAATATTTCAAAAAATATAATATTAGATCACCAGGAGATCCAGCATAAAATTAGACGCATTGCTTATCAAATCTATGAAAGTAATGTCTATGAAGACGAAATCATTTTAGCTGGTATTGAACAAAATGGTTATATACTTGCAAAAAAGCTTAAACTTAGCCTTGAAAAAATTTCCGAATTAAAACCTATTCTTTGTAAGGTAATCATTGATAAAAAAAATCCATTAAACGAGATAAAGACGTCACTTAAAAAAGAGGAATATCAAGATAAATCTATTGTTTTAATTGATGATGTTCTTAATTCAGGAAGTACCTTAATTTATGGCGTTAAGCATTTTTTAGATGTTCCCTTGAAACAATTTAAAACAGCAGTATTGGTAAATCGTAACCACAAGAAATTTCCAGTTAAGGCAGACTACAAAGGCATTTCGCTATCTACCTCTCTCAATGAACACGTAGAAATCGATTTATCTGGGAAACAAAATAAGGCGTTTTTAAAATAATTGAAGCATGATGTCTTGTACCACATCATCAATAGAACGACCATCTGTTTTTACACTTATCTGAGATTGCTCATAAAACGGGGCTCTTTCAAAAAGATGTTTTCCAATAAACTCTTGAAGTTCTTCTTTGGAGTTTAGATGTGCAATAAGCGGCCTATGGGTCTTTTGCTCAAACAATCGCTGTGATAAGGTAGGTATATTGGCCTTAAGGTAAATAGTTACAGCGTCTTTGTTTGTTAACAAAGCCTCCATATTATTGCCATAACATGGTGTACCACCTCCCAAAGACACAACAGTATGCGACAAAGATGTAACATCCTCTAAATAGATAGCTTCGGCTTTTCTAAAATAAATCTCCCCTTTGTTGTTAAAAATATGAGATATGGTAGAATTTTCTTTTGATTCTATATACCTATCAAAATCCTGATAATTGTAGTTAAGGACTTCGGCTAATTTCTCACCGACAACTGATTTTCCAGAACCCATAT is part of the Formosa sp. Hel1_31_208 genome and harbors:
- a CDS encoding aminotransferase class IV, translated to MVHGTHNAVADDRNKDIKIYINGEFFSRDKAKISVFDSGYIVGDGIWEALRVHEGVLVFLDDHLDRLWTSAATVGMIFPFTKTELTKTIWNVLNENQMTNHVHVRIMITRGIKKTPSQDPRLTISGPNVVIIPEYKKASNESKESGITLLTSTIRRGSPDYLDPRLNCHSKLHEVQALIQAIEAGADEALMLDVNGFVSTCNATNFFIIKNGEVWTSTGQYCMNGITRAKVIEACERHGISCHQKDFSLFDVYGADEAFVTGTFGGLTPVTKIDGRIIGTQSYGNMTKRLSGLYQELIKEAVANDQR
- a CDS encoding AI-2E family transporter codes for the protein MLDQRRTTNILLLVIVIPLIFYLLKILSFIFIPLIASMFIALLFLPLMRWLGRRRVPRLFSILIVITLIAIGVMIGVELVQLSSKQILANNTVFLSKAEIKINDLMMYLQEEYGLKYNTEGNFFAQFFQKENIGSTFDFIRKFLTNILMMTFFTILWLSESINMHKVMNNTILKQKHTSIKAFMKIEKDLITFIKVKFLVSLLTGIFTGLACVFFDVSFPIFWGLFAFLINFVQMVGSFISVILLSIFAFVELDPTSTLFFFIVSISGVQIIFGAILEPIFMGKSFSINVIAVLIMLMLWGFIWGIPGLIMAIPITVFIKIILEQFPGTKVIASLLSGPERNITPLKK
- the dnaB gene encoding replicative DNA helicase, producing the protein MKQPNQIQGYKVDKSTIISLEKGKIPPQATDLEEVVLGAMMIDKKGVDEVIDILSPDAFYKDAHRHIFEAIFKLFENSEPVDLLTVSSQLKKDAKLDLVGGDFYLISLTQRVSSSAHIEFHARIILQKYIQRSLIKISNEIIEEAYDETKDVFDLLDNAEAKLYEVTQGNVKKSTETAQSLVIQAKKKIEEISNKEGLSGIPTGFTKLDKLTSGWQPSDLIIVAARPGMGKTALTLTMARNIAVNSNIPVAFFSLEMSSVQLITRLISSETGLSSEKLRTGKLEKHEWEQLNVKVKTLEKAPLFIDDTPSLSIFDLRAKARRLASQYGVKMIMIDYLQLMTAGGSQKGGNREQEISMISRNLKALAKELSVPVIALSQLSRAVETRGGSKRPLLSDLRESGAIEQDADIVSFIYRPEYYKIDEWDDDERSPTEGQGEFIVAKHRNGGLDNIRLKFIGHLGKFDNLDDFDTPFGEFHSKMNAAANDDTFKPDNFPSASDAFGAPEDDDNDVPF
- a CDS encoding acetyl-CoA carboxylase carboxyltransferase subunit alpha, yielding MEYLDFELPIKELQDQLEKCQLIGEESEVDVTQTCKEIEKKLLETKKDIYKNLTAWQRVQLSRHPGRPYTLDHIKALCGDSFLELHGDRNVKDDKAMIGGLGKIGDQSYMFIGQQKGFNTKTRQYRNFGMSNPEGYRKALRLMKSAEKFGIPVVTLIDTPGAYPGLEAEERGQGEAIARNILEMTRLKVPIITVIIGEGASGGALGIGVGDRVLMLENTWYSVISPESCSSILWRSWEYKEQAAEALKLTAPDMKRLKLVDNIIKEPLGGAHSDRPATFLAVKKAIEKNYEELKKLSPKDLVNQRMDKYLAMGVFKG
- a CDS encoding DMT family transporter → MPNAKLKNYFHLHFLVFIAGFTAILGELISIGSTALVWYRMLIAGLLMFLYIKVIRLKIQVSTKTKLQFFGAGIIIALHWITFFEAINQSNVSITLAMFSTGAFFASFIEPLIYKRRIIWYEILFGIIVIFGVFLITQSEIKYLNGIILGISSALFSTIFAVINGRFIAQHRATVISFYEFISGVVFLSLFILVFNDGFSAEFFTLKTVDWIYIFILASICTAYAFIGSVKVMRYISPYTVVLTYNLEPLYGIALALLMFPDTETMSTQFYYGAFLVLATVLADGILKNIKSIKKRKSIESKPD
- a CDS encoding LptF/LptG family permease, producing MKILDWYILKRYLFTFLMMLLLFIPIGITVNLAEKIGKILERQVPFPDVAQYYFDFTIYFANLLFPIFLFLSVIWFTSKLANNTEIVAFLSSGVSFWRFLRPYMIGATIIAAFALVMGLYLAPKASKGFNEFKYKHLKTNTKIVKTTNIYRQVNDNDYIYVSSFNPVTKQGSNFSLEHFEGNKLIYKITANSIKDNDSTYSLMSYTKRTFGEHDDILEYSRRKDIAFEFDAEDLTPEEYIAETLQYNDLIKFIEKEKRRGSSNIGRYLVVKYKKWSLPVSVFILTIIAVAVSSIKRRGGMGVNLAFGITIAMIYVFFDKVFGVMAEQSSFDPLLAVWFPNIVFGILAAYLLYNAKR